AAAGGTGGTCGTATTCCATATTGTTTTTTTGCTCTTTTGCGCACAATAGATATAAATTTAAAGGTTCTTTTAATATCTGTCGAAATAAGTGAATTCTGCCTTTGACGGTAGAGTATGATTGAATCTTCTATATTGGCAAACTTTCCGTATTTAAATAACCTGAAATACAAATCCAAACCTTCAGCTACTGTAAGGGTTTCATCAAAGTAGAAAACTTCGGGAGGGATTTTTGAGCAGTTATACATACTGGTTGGATCTGCGATAGGCTGAAAGGAGAAAAACTTCTTTTTTATTTCTCTGTCGCTAAGGGGAAATCTGGTTCCGCCTATTATTTTATCATCCTCGTCAATATACGTTTCCTGCCCTCCAACAACTATACACTCCGGATTTTCCATCAGATAAGCAACCTGTTTTTCAATCCTGTCTTTGACCATGATATTATCTGAATCCATGCGTGCAACTATTTGACCTGAACTGTATTTAAGTGCATGATTCAGTGTATGGCTAACACCCCTGTTTACATCATTCTGAAATACTTTAATACGACTGTCTTTTTTGCTGTATTCATTTAGTATTCCAATGGAATTATCCCCGGAACCGTCATCTACTGCAATGATTTCTATATTTGTATATGTCTGGTTTACAACACTCTCCAGACATTTGGCAAGATATTTTTCAGTATTATAAACAGGGATGATAATACTAACCTTTGGGCAATCATGGCTTTTATTCATAATAAATCACCTTTTTAAATACATATTTATAGATAATGGATTGTGATCTGATAAACCCTTGTGGGGAAGGTATTTGTGTGAGCTGATAAGGATATTGTCATTTTCGGGGATAAGAGCGTAGTCAAACCTCCATAGTTTTAATCCATCCATCTCAAACGTTAGTGGTAAAATATCTCTTGAATATTTTACTGTATCAATATGATCTTTCAGCAGTCCGTTCATTACCCCCATAGATTTTGAAGAATTGAAATCTCCTTCAATAAAGTAATCTGTATTCGTTTTTTTGATGTCTTCGTTTAAGTTTCTGAACCCAATTTCCCTAGCCTTATATCTTCTAGATATTGCATTGTAAAAATACGGTACAAAAGGATTTCCGGGTTCTATGTGAAGTAGCATATGAACATTAAAAAAGCGCATTGTTTTACCGTTTATATCTACATCTGAAACCGCATACTGCTCAGAATAGTCCGCATGAGACCGAATTATAGGATATCGAGAGATAATAACAAACTGGCCGTCTGTTGAGAAAAAGTATCCCGGAAATTCTTTTTTAATTCTTTCTGTTTCGTCTATTGTAAGATAATTCGGTGGAAATCCCGGAATAATATTGCAGATTTTAAATGGCGTCTGACTTTTATCATTTCTGTCAGTTACACAGTGAAGGTATTCCTGAAGAAGGTATACATCTGCTTTTTGATTTTTCAGATAATCATAAAACGCATTTCCGTCTTTCAGCTGATCCCAGAGGTTTGTATTCCAGCAAAATACCTTCACTGGTATGTAATTATCCTTATTTATATTGTTATTGCTTTTTGTTGCAATATTTATATCTAACTGAGTTGTTCCCATTACCAAGGAGACTGACATTATACCTATGAATATGACTCTTCTCTTTTTTTGAACTAAAAAGTATACCAACAGTATAACGGGAACAATTACGAAAAAGAATGTAGGCGTACTTGCTGGGAAATTCAGAAGAAAGAATTTTCCTACAAATGCAATATGTATAATCATATAAACAAACCATAATACTGCCAGTACCTTAATTGCATTTTGTACATGTTTTTTCATCACAGATATAAAACCTCCGAATTTATTTAGACTTGGATTCAGAAGGAGCTAACGGTATATAAGCTTGTTCAGAAATTTTGCCATTCGTATTGAAGCTTTATCTCCTTCAATCTTTCTGAGGAAATACTCAAAGTTCTTTTGATTTTCGCTACTTTGTTGAGATTTATTTACAGGATGAACAAGATGGTAATTTACTATCGAGAAATTTCTTTTGATTTTAACTCCCGATTTGCCTAACCTGTATCCCAGATCTGTATCCTCAAGACCCCATCCGGTAAAATTTTCATCAAACATATTGACAGCTATCAGGTCTTCCCTGCGTGCCGAAGAATTTCCGGTACTGAAAGTTATTCGTTCTATAAGCTGGCCGAATATAAGGCGCGCAATTTTTTTTGCGGGTTCATAGGGTTCAGGTATTGAATCCCTGTCAATCCTACTGTAATCTGATTCTGTTAAGCCATTCAAATAAAGCTGTTCAAGCACTTCTTCCGGATATTCGACATTGTTTCTTTGTCCAACTATTGCAAAACGCCCATTTTTATGGCTAATTACATGTTTTGATATAAAATCACTGCAAGGTATCCTGTCATCATCAAGAAAAATGACTATTTCACCGGATGCCTTGAGAATACCGGAGTTACGTGCTTTTGACCTTCCAACGTTTTCAGAGTAAATTATTTGTATCGGTTCAAAACCCAGCTTCAACTTTTTAAAATCACAAAGCACTTCGTCAGAGCAACCATCAAATATTATTATAACCTCTACAGTATCATCAACCTGAGATTCCAGAGCCTTTAGAATCAAGCGGAGCCTTGAAAGCTTATTCATTGTAGGAATTACAATACTAGCTTTTTTCATACGTTTACTCCCTCTGTTGTTTTCTTTTTAAGACTAGCTTTTTAGCTTTTTAAGGTAATCAAAACCTACTTTCCATAGGTTATCACTTAAAACTTTCTTGAGGGATTCAATAAAGTAATCTATTTGTTCTCTGTTAATAATAAGGCTTGGTGTAATAAGTATCTGGCTTGAATCATGAGGAGGTGTGTTAAGCAGAATACTGTAGTCCTTGAGCATTGAGGTTATTACAGAACCTGTAACAAACTTTTCTACCAAATCCGTACCTGTACTTGAGAAAAATTTAACTATCTTCTCTGCCCTTGAATGGAAGATGATACATGCTAACAGACCAACTCCACGTACAGCGGCTACTATATCAGGGAATTCCTTTTTGACTTCCTGAAGTCTTGACAACAGGTATTTACCCATTTCTTCTGTATTTTCCAGCAGTTTTTCATCTCTGATAATATTCAAAACTTCAATGGCGGAAATTACCTCTTCACCAAAACCGTTATATGTAGTTGAGTGTAATGTTGCTTCATTCATTTTTGAATATGCCTTATTAAATATCTTTGGTCTTGTAATAAATCCTGCAAATGTGGCCTTTCCACCACCAAATGCCTTTGAGAAGGAACAAATGTCAGGGCAAATACCATAATGCTCAAAGCCAAACATTTTTCCTGTTCTACCGAAGCCGGTAAACACCTCATCCATTATAAGTACGATGTCATACTTGTCGCAAAGTTTGCGAACCTCCTGATAATAGCTTTTATCAGGTATAACAACACCTTCGGAGCGGATTGCTTCTACTATAAATGTACCTATTTTAGTTGAATTTTTTCCGGTTTTATTTTCTTCAATAACTCGTTTGAAATCTTCGATATCCCCATACTTTATCATTATGCAGTTTTCGGTTTTATTGAAATGATGATTTTGATGCTTTTCAGATCCTGATAATGTAAGTGTTGCATGAGTCTTGCCGTGAAATGATATGTCCGTATAAACAACGGTTTTTCTTGACATTCCGCTATATTTTTCTGCAAGCTTCAATGCTCCCTCATTGGCCTCGGCTCCACTATTGCAGAAGAACATAACTTCAAGGTCTTCGGGAAAAATAAGTGAAAGATTATTACAAAGTACTCCCTGATATGGTGAGGGGAAAAATTTCCATGACTCCAATCTCTTTTCTTCCGCCCACTTTCTTCTCACTTCTATTATTCTCGGATGGTTATGTCCCGCAACAAGCATTCCCAAATGCCCCGTCATATCAAGAACTTTACGCCCATCTCTCAAAGTAACATACATTCCGCTTGCTTCTACAGGTATGGAATCGGCAAAACCGAGCATTGAAAGTGTTTTTCCCAGCTGGCTTGAAATGTGCTTTTTAAATAATCTCAGGTTTTCTTTCTCTGTCATGTTGTGTGCATCTTCAATTGTTAAAAAATTCTTATCCTCGTACATTTTCTAACTCCCCCTTGTTTATATTTTTAAAATCTTATATTTTATGACTTAAAAAAATAGTTTGGCATATTTTAAAATTCCCTGGTTCCAAACAACATTATTGCTTGCCCCCGGTTTGTTTCCTATCTTATTCTTGTTTTCAAGATACCACCGGTAATTTCTTACCAAAGAATCCTTGTTTGAATGCTTTGGCTTATAACCAAGCTTCCTTTCTGCCTTTTCAATAGAAACGTAGTAGTTTCTGTTGAGCTTGAGATAAAGCCTTTTGTAAAAAGGAGAAAGCTTTAATTTCTCAAGGATATTCAGAATAAAAAACATCGGTTTTGCGGGAAAACATATTATCTTTTTATTAAAACCTGCCGCATCAAGTACCGCCTGGTAATCGTCCTTTATACTCGAAAATTCCTTAGCTCCGATGTTGAAAAGGTCATTTGCATTGTCAGCATTTACCGATATGGCCAAATAAATTGCCTGACATAAGTCCTCTACATCCAGTAATTGGTACTTGTTTTTACCCGGCCCCAGCATGGGGAAGTTCCTTCCTTCACTTGCCCATTCATAAAGTATCCCGAAGGTTCCCAGTCTTTCAGGCCCTAAAAAAGATCTCGGACGAAGTACGCTGACACAGTGACCTTTAGATCTCCACTGGTCACAAAGTCTTTCTGTCTCTATCTTGCTCCTGTTGTATGGGTCATAGGGCTTAACTTCGTCTGTTTCATATATTGGAGCCTTTTCAGGCACTCCATATACGGAGGTGGATGATATGTAAACAAACCTTTCGACCTTTCCTACAGTAAATGCACATTCCAATAAATTGGCTGTACCGTTTATAATTATGTCGTATATCTGAGATTCCTCATAAGAAGGAGATGCTCCGGCACAATGAACTACAATATCAATATCACCTATAACCTTTTCTATATCTTCTCTTTTTCTTATATCACCCTTATATGCCAGAAAGTTTGAAAATTCGGAGTTATTCTGATTTATATCAAAAAGAACAAGTTCGTAGTTTTCACTTTCGTTTTTATGTAAATACTTAACAAGATTTCTGCCCAAAACTCCGTTATTTCCGGTTATAAGAACTTTCTTTTTCATTTGTTCACCCCTCATAGGAATATTTAGCACGGAATTTACTACTGAATATCATGCTTAAAACACCTCTGACAAATCCCCAAAAGGCAACAGCAGTGATAAACCAGTGAAATGCTATAAATACCAGAGTAAAAAAGAATCCTTTTTCCTTAAAAACAAACAGATATTGTCCAAAATCTGAGAGTACAAAAGCCAGAACACAAGCCAAAAATAAAGCTGCAAAATACAGGCTGAGTATTGTCGCCGGAATCGCCAGCGTACTTAAACCCACAGCCAACATTCCAAGCCCTCTCAAAGGAGTTTCAAAACCTTTTGTAAGTTTTTTCCTGTGTAAATAAAACGGTATTCTTTGCACAGCTCTGATATGTATCTTTCTTGCAAGAGTTTTCAGGCTTTCTTCATCATCATGGCAGCCTATCACCTTATCGGAAAGTAGTAGACGGTAATTCTGATTTAGTCGGTTACCAAATTCAATCTCTTCCGTATTACTGAGATTAACATTAAATCCTTTTAGTTCTTGGAATACTGATTTTTTTACAGCTCCTAATGAGAAAAAGCCTGCCGTTACATAACCTACAGAAGTTATTCTCCAATAGTGGCCCTGAAGGGTCCGATAGTCTTTCGCCAAACCTCCCTTAAACAGTGGATCTTTTGAATAAATTCCGCACACTGAACCAAGTGAAGGATCCTTCTCAAATTCTTTTAAGGTGTTTTCAATTGCATCCTTATACAAAGCAACGTCACTATCAAGAAAAAACAAAATATCTCCGGAGGCATATTCAACCCCAAGGTTTCGTGCCGCTGCCACGCCTCCGTTTTTAGGTGTTTTAAATATTTTGCATGGATACTTTTTAGCTACTTCTATGGAATTATCAGTACTGCCGTCATCTACAAATATAATTTCAAAATTCTTATATGTCTGATTCATCAGTGCTTCAAAACATTTTGGCAGGGTTTTCTCATAATTATAGTTAGGAATAATGACTGAAACTAAAGGTTTACTATTCATCTTTTCTCCTTTCACTTCTGAAAATCATTTCAGTATTTTAATTTGACTTTGTTTATTTTTTAGATATTTGAATTTTATTATAATTAAAAACACTCCCACCAATGTCAGCTGAGTTACAAGTAATGAAATCAACTGACCCGTTATTCCCCATGACCTTGTCAACATAATACTTGCAAATATCAATACCGGCATAGGTAGACCTAATACACTCATACAAATTAAAGCACCATTTTTACCCTCTACAGTAAAAACGGAATTAAATACGTAATACAAAAAATGAAAACCCAGACTTACCGAAATAAGCAAAACATATATCCAATTAATGGTGTAATTTTTTCCGTAAAGTAATATCATACAGATACTAAGAGCCATGTTGGCAATTATTGCAATTGGAAGCATAAGAGGTATAAGAGACTTAATCCTTTTATATATTTTCATGGTATCCATCTGAACAATAGTCGGAAGAAATACTACTGCAAATATCTCATGAAACATCAGGTTAAAAAAGTTTTTTACATTAACCTGATAAAGTGAATATATACCTACATCATAAGCTGAACAGAAATGATTAACGATATAAAGGTCGCTGTTAAACATGATATAGGATAAAACACCACTGACCATATTGATTGCTCCATATTTATACGCCAGTTTTGAGGTTTCCATGGAAAATCTGAACTTCTTGATTTTTATGGTTTTTAATGACCATATTATTACAACAACCTGATTTATGATCATACCATACACAAAGTAATAGTAATTTTTAAAAACAAGACTTGAAATCAATGTAAATGTAAAAAATATCAAAGAACTTACCATCTTAATAATGCCTAAGGCTAAAAACCGTTTTCTTGACCGTAATATTGCCTCGGTAATCATTGAATAGTTTATAGTAACCGCCATAATCACAGTCAATAATAATTGTATTGCGGAAAAGTCCAATGCTTTGTTTATTAATGAGTGAAACAGCCAGTATAGGATTATTGATATCACTGTTAAAGCTAAACTCCAAATACCGATTGAGCCCAGAAGCCTCTCGCTTTCTTCTTCATTTTTGCAGTCAGGTAAAAATTTTATTATTGAAAGGTTTATGCCAAAACACATTGGAATATAAAGAAGATAAGCAGTATTTTGAATCAGTGTAATATTTCCTACCGAAACTGCTCCAAGATACCTTGCTGCCAAAACTAACCCAATAACACTTAAAATGGCAGATGTAAATCTGAAAATAAAGACAATACCTAAATTCTCAATAAATGCACGTATTTCTCCATTGCGAATTAATTTGCTGGATTTTTGCTTTAAGTTTTCTATTAACCCTTGTGTAGATGTCATTGTTTCGTCCTTTTCCTTGAATTATGCTATTGTATTAGAATAAACTGTTTGTCAGTAGTTTTGCAGAAATATATATAGCTCCCCACACCAGTATAGCCAAAACTATAGGCCTGTCCTTTAGCAATACCATTTCGGGACTTTCACCGAAGCCAGCTTTATCAGTAAGATATTGATACCTGAAAATTCCATATACTACTATGGGGATTGTAAGAATTGTATATTTCACCTTTACTTCATACAGGGTATGGAAAGAATAAGATATTACCGCACAGGCTGTCAGCATCGGAATTATTTCGTTAATTAATCCAATGGAATATTCACCAAGATTTTTGCGGTGTTTTTGAGAATCCTCTTCCAGTGTAAGCAGCTCTTTTTTACGTTTATTCATTCCAAGATATAATGAAAGAAATGCTATACTTAATAAAAACCAGAATGAGTCTTTTCCATTAACTAATATAATTCCCGATAGTGTCCTAAGAACAAAGCCAAAAGAAATAATTAATAAATCAATAAATACAAAATCTTTTAGTTTCAGAGAATAGGATAAATTCATCAAAAAGTATACGCATATAACTATTCCAAAGTATTTGTTGAGGAAAAAGGATAATACTATTGTACCCGGACAAATTACATAAAAAATTGACAGAGCAAACTTTACTTTTATTTTGCCTGAAGCCAGAGGTCTAAGTCTTTTTACCGGATGCAGCATATCCTTTTTTAAGTCAATTACGTCATTAATAATATATACTGCACTTGAAATCCCGCAAAATAATAGGAATGCAATAATTATTTTAACTACCTGCTGTAACCCAATTAAACCTGATGGAAACAGTACTCCTGAGAAAACGAAAATATTTTTTGACCATTGCCTTACACGTATTAATTTAATAAAGCATTTAACAGTATTTGTAAAACTGGTTTTTTCTTCAATTACGTTCAAAGTACTTTCTTGCTTCATGTTATTTCCATCTTTCTTTATGAAATATCTGTAAATTTTCACTTTTCTTACAGATTATATCATAATGTGCAATTGCTACCACTGTATTATACTCCAGTAATTTGTAGCTTAATTTATTGACTGGATTATAATACAGTGGTATCTTATCTATAATTCCATGTCATCCAAAGATATAATTCCATATTTAAGAACCTTCATTATAGCTTGTACACAGCTTTCAACATTTAGCTTCCTGAAAATATTTGTTTTATGATACCTGACAGTTCCAAGACTTATACCCAGTTCCATGGCAGCGCATTTGTCCGTATAACCCCGGGCAAGTACTTTCAAAATCCTTAGTTGACTATTAGTAAGCTTAACATCACAAAAATCAGTGTTATTTATTTTTCTTTTTTTGTATTCATTGGAAATTTTATAAGCCAGGAGCCTGACTATAAGAGCTATTTCTTGACTAATGCAATTTTCTCTGGAAAGTATGCTTATACACCCCTGATTTTCATTCTTCGTTTTTATTGGAACAGAAAACATATACCAATTTCTAAGAAAATCACAGTAGTTGCTTTCAGGCAGCATATAAGAACTACTGTTAAGTCTCATTGCTAAATCTATAGAGTTTGTCCCACTTATTAATTCATCAAAATTTGTTCCTGTTTGTATTAGTGATTCCTGTGCATAGGATAGGAGTTTTTTTCTTCCGAAAAGTTTTAGAGCGACTTTGTTAACATCTGATAATATAAAAAAAGACATTTATCGATATTTTTACTTTCTATATTATCTAATGCTTCTTCAAAAACTGATATTAAGATTTTATTTTTATCCAACCTCTTCTTTATTTCTTTTTCTTCAAAATAGCTTAGGGGTACTTCTTTCTGTGGTAAAAGATTATTTTCTATACACCTCCTCCATGATAGTAATATTTCATCTTTTTGCTGATAGTTTTCCATTACATAGCCTCCCAAGAATAAGTTAATTTTATGTTAAGTCTAAAAAATAACATCAGAAGTTTAACATTGTAACCTTATTTCCAAATTATGTAAAATTATTAAAGTGAATTCTCTTATGGAAATTTTAGAATTTTATTCGGTTAGGATGAGGCTTATTGCCAAGAGCTTATTACATTATCTTCTTGCAAAATACTAGTTTCGGACTTAAGGCTTGAGTTATACGGATTATATCGGAATTTTCGGAATAGTTGAACTACCTTCTGCAATGAGACATAAATTTACTTGTACATATATTTCCAGTCAATAAATCTCAATTCAAAAATTAAACTTACCTATTTTTTATTAATTATTCTAATTCTATACAATATTTACAAATATATCAATGTATTGATTTGGCATCACATTTAAACAAAATAAAAAAGGACAATAGCGGAAGTACTTTAAAAATTAGCTGTTATGCCCTTTTTATTGTCTTATTAAAATTATAAAAATAGCCGGATATTAAGAAAATGCTTTCATTAATATTCGGCTATGTACATTCATTTGTTATTGTTTTAAAAATTTCTTTTAAGGTTACGGTACAGAATCAAATTTTGGTTATAGCAACAGATTGCTCAAGTTACAAAACTCATAACTATGACTTTGAAGTTTAGGAATAATAATATACAGAGCTTCAGGTGTAGTATGTGGTAAGCCTTGAACATCATGCATCAGAACAATTGAACCATAATTTAATCCGTTGATAACGTAATCCGCTCTTTGCTGAGCAGTTGTTCCGGCTTCCCAGTTGTGAGAAAGAACACCCTGAATGAATGTTAAATCAATGGCACTTGACATTGTACTGCTTGTTGCGGTTTGGTGCACGGAAAAATTTAGGAGTTGTACCTGAATACTTTTTATTAGCTGCATTTGTGTCATTTATTGACTTTTGTATATCTGCAAATAACATTATATTCATGCTTGAATATCCCCATGAATGATTTCCAATCTTATTTTATTTAGTTTTTTTACTTTTAAAAATATATTTTTTTAGGTTTATTGAGTAACTTTTTATATATTTGTTTTTATAGGCTTATTTAGTAATAGGATGGCTTTTATGGGTGAGTGTATTATTGTTTCATTTTTTATCCTATCTTGTATGCCATACTCTCCACCCACACAAAAAACCCCCTTCAACACTTATGTTGAAGGAGGTTTTTTGTGGAGCTGGTAAGCGGAATCGAACCGCTGACCTGCTGATTACGAATCGGAATTTTTACTTTCTATTGCTTTGTACAAATTCTCAAAAGTATTGATATAAGTCTATTACAGAGTTTTTATTCATTATATCCTTTTATGAATTCTGACTACTTTTTATAACAATAGTAGTCAAATAGTAGTCAATTTCTAAAAAACGACTAACCACGATGGATTGAGTGGGATACCTTCTTTGGTAAGTGTATAGTATGATATTTTCCTCCTGGTCGAATCCAGTCTTTCACTCAAACCAAATTTGGGGTCAGTATCAAAGTTACACCATTACCAAGCTTTTCAACTCACCTCGGATTTCTTACATTATACCTTCTTGTTTCTTACTTATTTAATTTATATGACGATCTCTTCTCTATCTCTTGTGACTTTAAATTCTCCATAATAACATTAGCTAGGAAATCATATATAGGGTGGTCTTCTGGTATTACAGCTTTACTTATATCTTCTATTACTGTCCCGTCAGCAAGTATATGGACAACATTTATTTTCGTATTCTTTTTCATACAATCACTCTCTTTTTTATACTTTTACAGGATTTTCTTTAGCTTTCGGGAACTATTATAACTTTTTTTGGCTTTCTTCAATATTGCCAATATATTGTTCAAACTGATATGGATTAATATAATAAGTCCATTTTGAAGAAAGTTTTATAGCAGTTCCGAAAGGTAGTCTACCTAACTGCAATCCAACTCTTACAAAGGATGGTGTTTTACCCATTCTAAAAGCAGTATCACGAACTGTTATATTTTTCAAGATAACAAAACTCTCCTTTAATAGTTTAATTAACTACATTGTTTTTTATCAACCGGCTTTCTATTATCCGCTATCATGATTTTGTACACTATTTTACAACCGATTAAATATCCATTTTTAATGGCTTCTAGTATAAAGTTATTTATGTTTTTTTTGTTTCTAAGATGAACCTTAGGTAAAGAATTTATTAAACTCGCATTTTCCTTTATAAAGTATTCTCTTGCTTCAATTAATTTTTGATTTATTGTGTTAAGTGTATTCTCAAATTGATGATTTCTTATTTCTTGGAGGTTATTAAGCATAAATTCAATAAATATCCTTTCCCCTTTTTTCGTTGCTAGACTCGCTATCTCCATTAATGTTAAACCGCAATGTACTTTTCCTGAATAGTAGTTCT
This region of Clostridium sp. BNL1100 genomic DNA includes:
- a CDS encoding glycosyltransferase gives rise to the protein MKKASIVIPTMNKLSRLRLILKALESQVDDTVEVIIIFDGCSDEVLCDFKKLKLGFEPIQIIYSENVGRSKARNSGILKASGEIVIFLDDDRIPCSDFISKHVISHKNGRFAIVGQRNNVEYPEEVLEQLYLNGLTESDYSRIDRDSIPEPYEPAKKIARLIFGQLIERITFSTGNSSARREDLIAVNMFDENFTGWGLEDTDLGYRLGKSGVKIKRNFSIVNYHLVHPVNKSQQSSENQKNFEYFLRKIEGDKASIRMAKFLNKLIYR
- a CDS encoding glycosyltransferase family 2 protein, which produces MNSKPLVSVIIPNYNYEKTLPKCFEALMNQTYKNFEIIFVDDGSTDNSIEVAKKYPCKIFKTPKNGGVAAARNLGVEYASGDILFFLDSDVALYKDAIENTLKEFEKDPSLGSVCGIYSKDPLFKGGLAKDYRTLQGHYWRITSVGYVTAGFFSLGAVKKSVFQELKGFNVNLSNTEEIEFGNRLNQNYRLLLSDKVIGCHDDEESLKTLARKIHIRAVQRIPFYLHRKKLTKGFETPLRGLGMLAVGLSTLAIPATILSLYFAALFLACVLAFVLSDFGQYLFVFKEKGFFFTLVFIAFHWFITAVAFWGFVRGVLSMIFSSKFRAKYSYEG
- a CDS encoding endonuclease/exonuclease/phosphatase family protein, translating into MKKHVQNAIKVLAVLWFVYMIIHIAFVGKFFLLNFPASTPTFFFVIVPVILLVYFLVQKKRRVIFIGIMSVSLVMGTTQLDINIATKSNNNINKDNYIPVKVFCWNTNLWDQLKDGNAFYDYLKNQKADVYLLQEYLHCVTDRNDKSQTPFKICNIIPGFPPNYLTIDETERIKKEFPGYFFSTDGQFVIISRYPIIRSHADYSEQYAVSDVDINGKTMRFFNVHMLLHIEPGNPFVPYFYNAISRRYKAREIGFRNLNEDIKKTNTDYFIEGDFNSSKSMGVMNGLLKDHIDTVKYSRDILPLTFEMDGLKLWRFDYALIPENDNILISSHKYLPHKGLSDHNPLSINMYLKR
- a CDS encoding LuxR C-terminal-related transcriptional regulator — encoded protein: MSFFILSDVNKVALKLFGRKKLLSYAQESLIQTGTNFDELISGTNSIDLAMRLNSSSYMLPESNYCDFLRNWYMFSVPIKTKNENQGCISILSRENCISQEIALIVRLLAYKISNEYKKRKINNTDFCDVKLTNSQLRILKVLARGYTDKCAAMELGISLGTVRYHKTNIFRKLNVESCVQAIMKVLKYGIISLDDMEL
- a CDS encoding glycosyltransferase family 2 protein: MNKSHDCPKVSIIIPVYNTEKYLAKCLESVVNQTYTNIEIIAVDDGSGDNSIGILNEYSKKDSRIKVFQNDVNRGVSHTLNHALKYSSGQIVARMDSDNIMVKDRIEKQVAYLMENPECIVVGGQETYIDEDDKIIGGTRFPLSDREIKKKFFSFQPIADPTSMYNCSKIPPEVFYFDETLTVAEGLDLYFRLFKYGKFANIEDSIILYRQRQNSLISTDIKRTFKFISIVRKRAKKQYGIRPPFMAGIINFCQKIITSILPIWVAVKINDIIKKLTVKV
- a CDS encoding NAD-dependent epimerase/dehydratase family protein, with translation MKKKVLITGNNGVLGRNLVKYLHKNESENYELVLFDINQNNSEFSNFLAYKGDIRKREDIEKVIGDIDIVVHCAGASPSYEESQIYDIIINGTANLLECAFTVGKVERFVYISSTSVYGVPEKAPIYETDEVKPYDPYNRSKIETERLCDQWRSKGHCVSVLRPRSFLGPERLGTFGILYEWASEGRNFPMLGPGKNKYQLLDVEDLCQAIYLAISVNADNANDLFNIGAKEFSSIKDDYQAVLDAAGFNKKIICFPAKPMFFILNILEKLKLSPFYKRLYLKLNRNYYVSIEKAERKLGYKPKHSNKDSLVRNYRWYLENKNKIGNKPGASNNVVWNQGILKYAKLFF
- a CDS encoding oligosaccharide flippase family protein, whose amino-acid sequence is MTSTQGLIENLKQKSSKLIRNGEIRAFIENLGIVFIFRFTSAILSVIGLVLAARYLGAVSVGNITLIQNTAYLLYIPMCFGINLSIIKFLPDCKNEEESERLLGSIGIWSLALTVISIILYWLFHSLINKALDFSAIQLLLTVIMAVTINYSMITEAILRSRKRFLALGIIKMVSSLIFFTFTLISSLVFKNYYYFVYGMIINQVVVIIWSLKTIKIKKFRFSMETSKLAYKYGAINMVSGVLSYIMFNSDLYIVNHFCSAYDVGIYSLYQVNVKNFFNLMFHEIFAVVFLPTIVQMDTMKIYKRIKSLIPLMLPIAIIANMALSICMILLYGKNYTINWIYVLLISVSLGFHFLYYVFNSVFTVEGKNGALICMSVLGLPMPVLIFASIMLTRSWGITGQLISLLVTQLTLVGVFLIIIKFKYLKNKQSQIKILK
- a CDS encoding decaprenyl-phosphate phosphoribosyltransferase; this translates as MKQESTLNVIEEKTSFTNTVKCFIKLIRVRQWSKNIFVFSGVLFPSGLIGLQQVVKIIIAFLLFCGISSAVYIINDVIDLKKDMLHPVKRLRPLASGKIKVKFALSIFYVICPGTIVLSFFLNKYFGIVICVYFLMNLSYSLKLKDFVFIDLLIISFGFVLRTLSGIILVNGKDSFWFLLSIAFLSLYLGMNKRKKELLTLEEDSQKHRKNLGEYSIGLINEIIPMLTACAVISYSFHTLYEVKVKYTILTIPIVVYGIFRYQYLTDKAGFGESPEMVLLKDRPIVLAILVWGAIYISAKLLTNSLF
- a CDS encoding aspartate aminotransferase family protein — protein: MYEDKNFLTIEDAHNMTEKENLRLFKKHISSQLGKTLSMLGFADSIPVEASGMYVTLRDGRKVLDMTGHLGMLVAGHNHPRIIEVRRKWAEEKRLESWKFFPSPYQGVLCNNLSLIFPEDLEVMFFCNSGAEANEGALKLAEKYSGMSRKTVVYTDISFHGKTHATLTLSGSEKHQNHHFNKTENCIMIKYGDIEDFKRVIEENKTGKNSTKIGTFIVEAIRSEGVVIPDKSYYQEVRKLCDKYDIVLIMDEVFTGFGRTGKMFGFEHYGICPDICSFSKAFGGGKATFAGFITRPKIFNKAYSKMNEATLHSTTYNGFGEEVISAIEVLNIIRDEKLLENTEEMGKYLLSRLQEVKKEFPDIVAAVRGVGLLACIIFHSRAEKIVKFFSSTGTDLVEKFVTGSVITSMLKDYSILLNTPPHDSSQILITPSLIINREQIDYFIESLKKVLSDNLWKVGFDYLKKLKS